A single region of the Streptomyces sp. AM 4-1-1 genome encodes:
- a CDS encoding class I SAM-dependent methyltransferase, with amino-acid sequence MKPGEWEALLYDWHNDHRLNRQKRDVSYWLDLISPNERVVVLGAGTGRVAEPLANRSRHQVTAVDLSEERLARMPQSPGLFPVCGDMRRLPLRGHHDAAVMPYSTLQLLLSAEDRQRALEETARVLAPGGHVYIDVSQNFETRAEHDWHLCLAELCAETGDVRVEEWERNCLMFDHVVIDKVFRSGSEILTQVSERWVYHRVLDLEGTLDRAGFDLARVDRGYGDELSPHRLIYHGRRRG; translated from the coding sequence GTGAAACCGGGCGAGTGGGAAGCCCTGCTGTACGACTGGCACAACGATCACCGGCTGAACCGTCAGAAACGTGATGTCTCGTACTGGCTCGACCTCATCAGCCCGAACGAGCGGGTCGTGGTCCTCGGTGCCGGTACCGGCCGGGTGGCCGAGCCCCTCGCCAACCGGTCCCGACACCAAGTGACCGCGGTGGACCTGAGCGAGGAACGGCTGGCACGCATGCCCCAGTCACCGGGGCTCTTCCCGGTCTGCGGAGACATGCGTCGCCTGCCCCTGCGCGGGCACCACGATGCCGCTGTCATGCCCTACTCGACGCTGCAGTTGCTGCTGTCGGCCGAGGATCGCCAACGGGCCCTTGAGGAGACCGCCCGCGTTCTCGCTCCGGGTGGGCACGTCTACATCGATGTCAGTCAAAACTTCGAGACACGGGCGGAGCACGACTGGCACCTCTGTCTCGCGGAGCTGTGCGCGGAGACCGGAGACGTGAGAGTGGAGGAGTGGGAGCGCAACTGTCTGATGTTCGATCACGTGGTAATCGACAAGGTTTTTCGTTCTGGAAGCGAGATCCTCACTCAGGTGAGCGAGCGGTGGGTTTACCATCGCGTGCTTGATCTGGAAGGCACATTGGATCGAGCTGGTTTCGACCTCGCGCGGGTTGATCGAGGCTATGGCGACGAGCTATCCCCCCACCGGCTCATCTACCACGGACGTCGCAGAGGTTGA